The Opitutales bacterium region GACAGGTGGGGCGCGCTTTGTCGTGCCCCATTGTTAAAGCCAAGATCACGTGAGGGGAGAATCTCCGCAAAGAAACAAAATATTAACTCTAGTTATTTTGACAATCTAGATCATCTAGCTATTTTAGAAAGATGGCTTGGAAATTAGCGGATGCAAAAAATCGTTTCAGTGAGGTCGTTCGTTTGGCTTTAGAAGACAAACCGCAGGAGGTTCAGCGGCGCGATGCTGCGGTGGTTGTGATTTCGAAGAAAAGTTATTTAGAACTCAGCGGAAAGCGGACGGATTTTAAGGAGTTTCTTCTCAGCT contains the following coding sequences:
- a CDS encoding type II toxin-antitoxin system prevent-host-death family antitoxin produces the protein MAWKLADAKNRFSEVVRLALEDKPQEVQRRDAAVVVISKKSYLELSGKRTDFKEFLLSCPSLDEVDLSRSPDLPRDVEL